The following proteins are co-located in the Triticum aestivum cultivar Chinese Spring chromosome 1A, IWGSC CS RefSeq v2.1, whole genome shotgun sequence genome:
- the LOC123048673 gene encoding protein RESPONSE TO LOW SULFUR 2: MARKAAAAAMDGKSSELARAVAEAEAREERLQRELEAALARVAVAEEAEERLCVQLGELEAEAMTQAMEYQQHVRALSERLALMDGLLRSSGLHGAVVQPGLH, from the coding sequence ATGGCGAGGAAGGCAGCGGCAGCGGCCATGGACGGCAAGAGCTCCGAGCTCGCGAGGGCcgtggcggaggcggaggcgcgggaggagcggctgcagcgggagctggaggcggcgctgGCGCGGGTGGCCGTGGCGGAGGAGGCCGAGGAGCGGCTGTGCGTGCAGCTCGGCGAGCTGGAGGCGGAGGCCATGACGCAGGCCATGGAGTACCAGCAGCACGTCAGGGCGCTCTCCGAGAGGCTCGCCCTCATGGACGGCCTGCTCAGGTCCTCCGGCCTCCACGGCGCCGTCGTGCAGCCCGGCCTTCACTGA